The Aurantiacibacter gangjinensis genome includes a region encoding these proteins:
- a CDS encoding N-acetylmuramoyl-L-alanine amidase, whose translation MSRSDFGDVGRHIASSEDELVHREVVSPNFDERALPISMVVIHYTEMEDKGFAIERLCDPEAKVSAHYVIGKMGEVVRLVPEDKRAWHAGVSYWRGHKDVNSASIGIELDHPGHKYGYGPFPDAQFEALVPLVARMVKAHDIPRANVVGHSDVAPGRKIDPGELFPWDRLAEYGLCLPRPEKLERGDVFDNDASFYLALERFGYDITDGFKAVEAFQRRWRPGKIDGQIDGEVRAILFQLLLDRDRGLAR comes from the coding sequence ATGAGCCGCTCCGATTTCGGCGATGTCGGCCGGCATATTGCAAGCAGCGAGGACGAGCTGGTTCACCGCGAGGTCGTCTCGCCCAATTTCGACGAGCGCGCCCTGCCCATCTCCATGGTGGTGATCCACTACACCGAGATGGAGGACAAGGGCTTTGCTATCGAGCGGCTGTGCGACCCTGAAGCCAAGGTTTCCGCGCATTACGTGATCGGCAAGATGGGCGAAGTCGTGCGGCTGGTGCCGGAGGACAAGCGCGCCTGGCATGCGGGTGTCTCCTACTGGCGCGGGCACAAGGATGTGAATTCCGCCAGTATCGGTATCGAGCTCGATCATCCCGGCCACAAATACGGTTATGGCCCCTTCCCCGATGCGCAATTCGAAGCGCTGGTGCCGCTGGTGGCGCGCATGGTGAAAGCCCACGATATTCCGCGCGCCAATGTGGTGGGCCATTCCGACGTCGCGCCGGGCCGCAAGATCGATCCGGGCGAGCTGTTCCCATGGGATCGGCTCGCCGAATACGGTCTGTGCCTGCCGCGGCCCGAGAAACTGGAACGCGGCGACGTCTTCGACAATGATGCCAGCTTCTACCTCGCGCTGGAACGCTTCGGCTATGACATCACCGACGGGTTCAAGGCGGTCGAGGCCTTCCAGCGCCGTTGGCGACCCGGCAAGATCGACGGCCAGATCGATGGCGAGGTGCGCGCAATCCTCTTCCAGCTGCTGCTTGATCGCGACCGGGGACTCGCTAGATAG
- a CDS encoding TorF family putative porin, whose translation MLTSVRSLAAASVFALSAFAAPSAMAQVVNPADEVDDDGGIGVELSANVAIVSEYRFRGVDLSGGDIAIQGGIDLGLPAGFYLGTWASSIDEDTVGYGHTELDIYGGWAGEFGNVSTDVGVIVYIYPNAGAGDFDYVEFYGSLGYALGPAEVTVGIAYAPDQASLGDTDNFYIYSDVGVGIPGTPVTVTGHLGYTDGFLTFTDDSEALDYSIGLEAGLPGTPVSLGVALVGVEGDALIDPNGTFTDDGVVLTLGASF comes from the coding sequence ATGCTTACGTCCGTCCGCAGCCTTGCCGCTGCTTCAGTTTTCGCCCTCTCCGCATTCGCTGCCCCTTCCGCCATGGCGCAAGTGGTTAATCCCGCCGACGAGGTGGACGATGATGGCGGTATCGGTGTCGAGCTGTCCGCCAATGTCGCCATCGTCAGCGAATATCGCTTTCGCGGGGTAGACCTTTCGGGCGGCGACATCGCCATACAGGGCGGCATCGACCTTGGCCTGCCCGCCGGATTCTACCTTGGCACATGGGCATCCTCCATCGACGAGGATACGGTCGGTTACGGCCACACCGAACTCGACATCTATGGCGGCTGGGCCGGTGAATTCGGCAATGTCTCCACCGATGTCGGCGTCATCGTCTATATCTACCCCAATGCAGGGGCGGGCGATTTCGACTATGTCGAATTCTACGGCTCGCTCGGCTACGCGCTCGGCCCGGCAGAAGTCACCGTCGGCATCGCTTATGCGCCGGACCAGGCCTCGCTTGGCGATACGGACAATTTCTACATCTATTCCGATGTCGGCGTCGGCATTCCCGGCACGCCTGTGACAGTGACCGGCCATCTGGGATACACGGACGGCTTCCTGACATTTACCGACGACAGCGAAGCGCTCGACTATTCCATCGGCCTCGAAGCCGGTTTGCCGGGCACGCCGGTATCGCTGGGCGTCGCGTTGGTCGGGGTAGAGGGCGATGCGCTGATCGACCCGAACGGGACCTTCACCGATGATGGCGTGGTGCTGACGCTGGGCGCCAGTTTCTAA
- the rpoH gene encoding RNA polymerase sigma factor RpoH, giving the protein MSNNRATVPALGGEQGLNRYLSEIKKFPVLTPEQEYMLAKRYEEHEDPEAAAQLVQSHLRLVAKIAMGYRGYGLPVSDLISEGNVGLMQGVKKFEADRGFRLATYAMWWIKASMQEFILRSWSLVKMGTTAAQKKLFFNLRRMKKQLEAYEDTDLTPDDVTKIATDLGVPEQEVVNMNRRMMMGGDGSLNTPMRNGEEGSGEWQDWLTDDRPLQDETVADAEEASVRREMLVEAMDALNEREQHILTERRLTENPQTLEELSQVYSVSRERIRQIEVRAFEKLQKAMKAIAGERLMPQAA; this is encoded by the coding sequence GTGAGTAACAACAGAGCTACAGTACCGGCGCTGGGCGGTGAGCAGGGACTCAACCGCTATCTGTCGGAAATCAAGAAATTTCCCGTGCTAACGCCCGAGCAGGAATACATGCTCGCCAAGCGCTATGAAGAGCATGAGGACCCCGAAGCCGCCGCGCAGCTGGTGCAGAGCCACCTTCGCCTGGTGGCCAAGATCGCCATGGGCTATCGCGGCTACGGCCTGCCTGTCAGCGACCTCATTTCCGAAGGGAATGTGGGCCTGATGCAGGGCGTGAAGAAGTTCGAGGCCGATCGCGGCTTCCGCCTGGCGACCTATGCCATGTGGTGGATCAAGGCGAGCATGCAGGAGTTCATCCTGCGCAGCTGGTCGCTCGTCAAAATGGGCACCACGGCCGCGCAGAAGAAGCTGTTCTTCAACCTGCGCCGCATGAAAAAGCAGCTCGAGGCCTATGAAGACACCGACCTGACGCCGGACGACGTGACCAAGATCGCCACCGATCTGGGCGTGCCGGAGCAGGAAGTGGTCAACATGAACCGCCGGATGATGATGGGCGGCGACGGATCGCTCAACACGCCGATGCGCAATGGCGAGGAAGGCAGTGGCGAATGGCAGGACTGGCTGACGGATGACCGTCCGCTGCAGGACGAGACCGTCGCCGATGCCGAGGAAGCCAGCGTGCGCCGCGAAATGCTGGTGGAAGCGATGGATGCGCTGAACGAACGCGAACAGCACATCCTGACCGAACGCCGCCTGACGGAAAACCCGCAGACGCTGGAAGAGCTCTCGCAGGTCTATTCGGTCAGCCGCGAACGCATTCGCCAGATCGAAGTGCGCGCTTTCGAAAAGCTGCAAAAGGCGATGAAGGCGATCGCCGGCGAACGGCTGATGCCGCAGGCTGCTTGA
- a CDS encoding sigma-70 family RNA polymerase sigma factor: protein MSADERDHAREALNAAIARLAGGDRAALEEIYHATSRKLFGICLRILGDEKDAEDALQDVYIDLYRRAGRYDPDRASPISWLACMARNRAIDRLRSGGKVRAGAVPEDAALDVEDEAVPADERIVLDQRDARIHHCLGRLEKKQASAIRRAFLGGATYVQLAEDDGVPLSTVKSRVHRGLAKLKECLERS, encoded by the coding sequence GTGAGTGCAGACGAACGAGATCACGCCCGCGAGGCATTGAACGCCGCCATCGCCCGCCTGGCAGGTGGTGACCGGGCAGCGCTGGAAGAGATCTACCACGCCACATCGCGGAAACTTTTCGGCATTTGCCTGCGTATCTTGGGCGACGAGAAAGACGCCGAAGATGCGCTGCAGGACGTGTATATCGATCTCTATCGCCGCGCCGGGCGCTATGATCCGGACCGGGCGAGCCCGATCAGCTGGCTGGCCTGCATGGCTCGCAACCGCGCGATCGACCGGCTGCGCAGCGGCGGCAAGGTGCGCGCCGGAGCCGTGCCGGAGGATGCGGCGCTGGATGTGGAGGACGAAGCGGTGCCCGCAGATGAGCGCATCGTGCTGGACCAGCGCGACGCGCGTATCCACCACTGCCTCGGCAGGCTGGAGAAGAAGCAGGCCTCTGCCATCCGGCGCGCATTCCTGGGCGGCGCGACCTACGTCCAGCTTGCCGAGGATGACGGCGTGCCGTTGAGTACGGTGAAATCGCGGGTTCACCGCGGGCTCGCCAAATTGAAGGAATGTCTGGAAAGATCGTGA
- a CDS encoding VOC family protein, whose protein sequence is MAQYLHTMIRVADPDAAIDFFRLIGLEEVRRKESEKGRFTLIFMAAPGQEDVAELELTYNWPPETGSAPETYDGGRNFGHLAYRVDDIYETCQRLMDAGVTINRPPRDGHMAFIRSPDGISVELLQDGHLDPQEPWASMENTGSW, encoded by the coding sequence ATGGCCCAATACCTCCACACCATGATCCGCGTTGCCGATCCGGATGCCGCCATCGACTTCTTCAGGCTGATCGGCCTGGAGGAAGTGCGCCGCAAGGAAAGCGAGAAGGGCCGCTTCACGCTCATCTTCATGGCCGCGCCGGGGCAGGAGGACGTCGCCGAACTGGAATTGACCTATAACTGGCCGCCCGAAACCGGCAGCGCGCCCGAAACCTATGACGGCGGACGCAATTTCGGCCATCTCGCTTACCGCGTCGACGACATTTACGAAACGTGCCAGCGCCTGATGGATGCCGGCGTCACCATCAACCGTCCCCCGCGCGACGGCCACATGGCCTTCATCCGCTCGCCAGATGGCATTTCGGTCGAGTTGCTGCAGGATGGCCATCTCGACCCGCAGGAGCCTTGGGCCAGCATGGAAAATACCGGCAGCTGGTGA
- a CDS encoding metallophosphoesterase → MFSFFRSRRASEERPSLDAAIPDGERVYAMGDIHGRDDLFAAIMAAIEADNRETAEAEATVILLGDLVDRGPDSRRVIAMAREWQHTRNVRILAGNHEEMFLRSFESLDTLRHFLRYGGRETLMSYGLDRSRYTRSSIEEVQEMMREAVPEEDVAFMQGFEDSIRIGDYVFVHAGIEPGVPLAEQDISRLRWIREPFLSHGDIHEDFVVVHGHTISEKPEDMGNRIGLDTGAYETGRLTAIVLEGTQRRYIAAVQGADGAICVEKG, encoded by the coding sequence ATGTTTTCGTTCTTCAGATCACGCCGGGCGAGCGAAGAACGCCCCTCCCTCGATGCTGCCATCCCCGATGGCGAGCGTGTCTATGCCATGGGCGACATCCATGGCCGGGACGACCTGTTCGCGGCGATAATGGCGGCTATCGAGGCGGACAACCGCGAGACGGCCGAGGCAGAGGCGACCGTCATCCTGCTGGGCGACCTCGTCGACCGCGGTCCCGACAGCCGCCGGGTGATCGCCATGGCGCGCGAGTGGCAACACACGCGCAATGTCCGCATTCTTGCCGGCAATCACGAGGAAATGTTCCTCCGCAGCTTTGAGAGCCTCGACACGCTGCGCCATTTCCTGCGCTATGGCGGGCGCGAAACGCTGATGAGCTACGGTCTGGATCGCAGTCGCTACACGCGCAGTTCCATCGAGGAAGTGCAGGAAATGATGCGCGAGGCGGTGCCGGAGGAGGACGTCGCCTTCATGCAGGGGTTTGAAGACAGCATCCGCATCGGCGATTACGTTTTCGTCCATGCCGGGATCGAGCCCGGCGTCCCGCTGGCAGAGCAGGATATCAGCCGCCTTCGCTGGATTCGCGAGCCTTTCCTCAGCCATGGCGACATTCACGAAGATTTCGTGGTGGTGCACGGCCATACCATTAGCGAGAAGCCCGAAGACATGGGCAATCGCATCGGGCTGGACACAGGTGCCTACGAGACCGGCAGGCTGACCGCGATCGTGCTGGAAGGCACGCAAAGGCGCTATATCGCAGCGGTGCAGGGCGCGGACGGCGCCATCTGCGTCGAGAAAGGCTGA
- the mtgA gene encoding monofunctional biosynthetic peptidoglycan transglycosylase, with protein sequence MALRILRFIAKFVIWWLVITVALVIALRFLPVTYTATMLMDERGVTRDWEPLSRIDRNMVSAVIAAEDSRFCEHDGFDIEAIEDALEERAAGGRQRGASTISQQTAKNVFLWQGGGWFRKGLEAYFTFLIENLWDKRRIMEVYLNVAETGLGTYGVEAGAQRYFGHSAARLSADEASRIATVLPSPKTREAVNPSGFTARYGNTIEARIGVVRRDGLDNCVYE encoded by the coding sequence ATGGCCCTCCGCATTCTTCGCTTCATCGCCAAATTCGTCATATGGTGGCTCGTCATCACCGTGGCGCTGGTGATTGCGCTGCGTTTCCTGCCGGTCACCTACACCGCCACCATGCTGATGGACGAGCGCGGCGTGACACGCGACTGGGAGCCGCTGAGCCGCATCGACCGCAATATGGTGAGCGCCGTGATCGCGGCGGAAGACAGCCGCTTTTGCGAGCATGACGGTTTCGACATCGAGGCCATTGAGGACGCGCTGGAAGAGCGCGCGGCGGGCGGGCGGCAGCGCGGTGCCTCCACCATCAGCCAGCAGACCGCCAAAAACGTGTTCCTTTGGCAGGGCGGCGGCTGGTTCCGCAAGGGACTGGAGGCTTATTTCACTTTCCTGATCGAGAACCTGTGGGACAAGCGACGGATCATGGAAGTCTACCTTAATGTCGCAGAGACGGGGCTGGGCACGTATGGCGTCGAGGCCGGGGCACAGCGCTATTTCGGCCATTCCGCCGCGCGCCTTTCCGCCGATGAGGCGAGCCGCATCGCCACCGTGCTGCCATCGCCCAAAACGCGCGAGGCCGTGAACCCGTCGGGCTTCACCGCCCGCTATGGCAACACCATCGAAGCGCGCATCGGCGTGGTAAGGCGTGACGGACTGGATAACTGCGTCTACGAGTAG
- a CDS encoding GIY-YIG nuclease family protein, with protein MNRDIFQPAAYIMASQKGGTLYVGVTSDPVKRIHQHREGLVDGFTKRYRCKRLVWIEFHENMDSAIIREKQLKAGSRKTKIALIEADNADWRDLWDAIIK; from the coding sequence ATGAACCGCGACATATTCCAGCCAGCCGCCTACATCATGGCCAGCCAGAAAGGCGGCACGCTCTATGTCGGTGTCACATCGGATCCGGTAAAACGCATTCATCAGCATCGCGAAGGCCTCGTGGACGGCTTCACCAAACGCTACCGCTGCAAACGCCTCGTCTGGATCGAGTTTCACGAAAACATGGACAGCGCCATCATTCGCGAGAAGCAGCTGAAAGCTGGCTCACGGAAGACCAAGATAGCACTGATCGAGGCTGATAATGCTGACTGGCGCGACCTGTGGGACGCAATAATTAAATAG
- a CDS encoding histidine phosphotransferase family protein produces the protein MTTNSLDLAALLCSRLCHDMLSPVGALNNGLELMADEKDPVMRQRCMELLEQSARTSANKLKFFRLAYGAAGGFGEAVPVEEAHELLQSLTAADERLTLEWAVGEQSLSKPAIKVLLNLAAMGLDSLVRGGTLAVGAERSEGKTEIAIRAAGPKVAFDATVGKALGGQLAESELSGRTAPAHMIRLIVERDNGEVMYHHGEDALVLGAVLPDMEGMIG, from the coding sequence ATGACCACCAATTCCCTCGATCTTGCCGCCCTGCTCTGCTCGCGCCTCTGCCATGACATGCTCAGCCCCGTGGGCGCGCTCAATAACGGGCTGGAGCTGATGGCGGACGAGAAGGATCCGGTCATGCGCCAGCGCTGCATGGAGCTGCTGGAGCAAAGCGCGCGCACATCGGCCAACAAGCTCAAATTCTTCCGCCTCGCTTACGGCGCTGCCGGCGGCTTCGGCGAAGCGGTGCCGGTGGAAGAAGCGCATGAGCTGCTGCAATCGCTCACCGCTGCGGACGAGCGGCTGACGCTGGAATGGGCGGTGGGCGAGCAGAGCCTCTCCAAGCCCGCCATCAAGGTGCTGCTGAACCTTGCCGCCATGGGCCTCGACAGCCTGGTGCGCGGCGGCACGCTGGCCGTCGGGGCCGAACGCAGCGAGGGCAAGACGGAGATCGCCATTCGCGCCGCCGGGCCGAAGGTCGCCTTCGATGCTACGGTAGGCAAGGCGCTGGGCGGCCAGCTGGCGGAAAGCGAGCTTTCGGGTCGCACAGCCCCTGCCCACATGATCCGTCTGATCGTGGAGCGCGACAATGGCGAGGTCATGTATCACCATGGCGAGGATGCGCTGGTGCTGGGCGCGGTGCTGCCCGACATGGAAGGCATGATCGGATGA
- a CDS encoding anti-sigma factor — protein MSETPALSPDEQLAAEYALGLLHGEELLAARARLVREPSFVDAVARWEHRFAPLLDDMPEAEPPASVWAAIEAAAMHGDQSGQVVELAEARRKATLWRRIGIGASGIAAVLAVMLALGPAMQSPTPIPGPTASTTADPLLAASIPIADTDLRLALTYVPERGELSVSSAGLSPDGVHDHELWLVDRQGSLHSLGVIVPGEEARFAVADRLEGEILDGSQLVLTREPLGGKPDGVDAGPVVAQGEFRAI, from the coding sequence GTGAGCGAGACGCCCGCCTTGAGCCCCGACGAGCAACTGGCTGCCGAGTATGCGCTGGGCCTGCTCCATGGCGAGGAATTGCTGGCCGCCCGCGCGCGCCTGGTGCGCGAGCCGTCATTCGTAGATGCCGTGGCGCGCTGGGAGCATCGTTTCGCGCCGCTTCTGGACGACATGCCCGAAGCCGAGCCGCCGGCCAGTGTGTGGGCGGCGATCGAAGCCGCCGCCATGCATGGCGACCAAAGCGGGCAGGTCGTGGAATTGGCCGAAGCGCGGCGCAAGGCGACCTTGTGGCGGCGCATCGGCATCGGCGCGAGCGGCATTGCCGCCGTGCTGGCGGTGATGCTGGCGCTAGGCCCGGCGATGCAGTCGCCGACCCCAATTCCCGGTCCCACGGCAAGCACGACCGCCGATCCGCTCCTCGCCGCATCCATCCCGATCGCCGACACCGACTTGCGATTGGCGCTGACCTATGTGCCCGAGCGCGGCGAACTGAGCGTGTCCTCCGCAGGCCTTTCGCCCGATGGCGTGCACGATCACGAATTATGGCTGGTGGACCGGCAGGGCAGCCTCCACTCGCTGGGCGTAATCGTTCCGGGTGAAGAAGCGCGTTTCGCGGTCGCGGATAGACTGGAAGGCGAAATCCTCGACGGATCGCAACTGGTGCTGACCCGCGAACCGCTGGGCGGCAAGCCCGACGGCGTGGATGCCGGGCCCGTTGTCGCGCAGGGCGAGTTCCGGGCCATCTAG
- a CDS encoding Mov34/MPN/PAD-1 family protein, with the protein MPYWTYILHCNTGVLYTGHTDNLERRIAQHERGELPGFTKNYLPVKLVWSQEFVTREEAKTAEKQIKGWSRREKLALIRGDWDAVSRFSRSKGSPSTSSGQSDFLSVSAMVIDQIHHHATRAHPHECCGVLTGTANHITTAIPARNVHPQPSTHFEIDPQTLIDAHRAARGGGPQVLGYYHSHPAGEPRPSATDQAMAAGDGAIWAIVAGGAIGWWCDAPGGFVALSYPRTLA; encoded by the coding sequence GTGCCTTACTGGACCTACATCCTCCACTGCAATACAGGTGTTCTTTACACGGGCCATACGGATAATCTTGAGCGTCGGATCGCGCAGCATGAGCGCGGAGAATTGCCCGGTTTCACGAAGAACTATCTGCCTGTGAAGCTCGTGTGGTCGCAAGAATTTGTTACGCGAGAGGAAGCGAAAACTGCCGAAAAACAGATCAAGGGTTGGTCACGTCGGGAAAAGCTGGCTTTGATCCGGGGTGACTGGGATGCGGTCTCGCGCTTTTCCAGAAGCAAAGGCAGCCCTTCGACAAGCTCAGGGCAGTCGGATTTCTTATCTGTCAGCGCTATGGTGATAGACCAAATCCACCATCACGCTACCCGCGCCCACCCCCACGAATGCTGCGGCGTCCTCACCGGCACCGCCAACCACATCACCACCGCCATCCCGGCGCGAAACGTCCACCCGCAGCCAAGCACCCATTTCGAGATAGACCCGCAAACGCTCATCGACGCGCATCGCGCCGCACGCGGTGGCGGCCCGCAAGTATTGGGCTACTACCACTCGCACCCCGCAGGCGAGCCGCGCCCTTCGGCCACAGACCAGGCGATGGCGGCAGGCGACGGCGCGATCTGGGCGATTGTGGCGGGCGGTGCGATTGGCTGGTGGTGCGATGCGCCGGGCGGTTTCGTGGCGCTTTCCTACCCTCGCACGCTCGCGTAA
- a CDS encoding RluA family pseudouridine synthase, which yields MPKNDLITGITPNTTRLDKALAAATDLSRERIKALIAEGKVEIDGTPATSPSAKVAEGAAFAIHLPPPADPQASPQDIPIDVVFEDEHLIVVDKPAGMVVHPAAGNPDGTLVNALLHHCQGQLSGIGGVARPGIVHRIDKDTSGLLVVAKSDAAHEGLARQFADHSLERAYLAVCGGHPNPPAGTVDARLGRSDRDRKKMAVLQADSSRGKHAVTHYKTLERLDHGALVECRLETGRTHQVRVHLASIGHALIGDPVYGRTPSALKPIVGALDFRRQALHAARLGFIHPLTGNALSFASELPCDMRELIDEMGHSNR from the coding sequence GTGCCGAAAAACGATTTGATCACTGGCATCACCCCAAACACAACCCGCCTCGACAAAGCCCTCGCCGCCGCCACCGATCTTTCGCGAGAGCGGATCAAGGCACTGATTGCAGAGGGCAAGGTCGAAATAGACGGCACACCCGCCACCAGCCCATCGGCAAAGGTGGCCGAGGGCGCGGCGTTCGCAATCCACTTGCCTCCCCCAGCCGATCCACAGGCTTCTCCACAGGATATACCGATCGATGTCGTGTTCGAGGACGAGCACCTGATTGTGGTCGATAAGCCCGCCGGCATGGTCGTGCACCCTGCTGCGGGTAATCCCGATGGCACGCTCGTCAATGCGTTGCTGCACCACTGCCAAGGTCAGCTCTCCGGCATCGGCGGGGTGGCGCGGCCGGGCATCGTCCACCGGATCGACAAGGACACGTCCGGCCTGCTGGTCGTCGCCAAGTCCGATGCAGCGCATGAGGGGCTGGCCCGGCAATTTGCCGACCATTCGCTGGAACGCGCCTATCTGGCCGTCTGCGGAGGCCATCCCAACCCGCCTGCGGGCACGGTGGATGCGCGGCTGGGCAGATCGGACAGGGACCGCAAGAAAATGGCTGTCCTACAGGCCGATTCGTCGCGTGGAAAACATGCCGTGACGCATTACAAAACACTCGAGCGGCTGGATCACGGCGCGCTGGTCGAATGTCGCCTCGAAACGGGGCGAACCCACCAGGTGCGGGTTCACCTTGCGTCAATCGGTCATGCGCTAATAGGAGACCCTGTGTACGGGCGCACGCCATCTGCATTGAAACCGATCGTGGGCGCGCTGGATTTCCGGCGACAGGCCCTTCACGCCGCACGACTCGGCTTCATCCACCCGCTGACAGGTAACGCTTTGTCGTTTGCGAGCGAATTACCATGCGATATGCGGGAACTGATCGACGAAATGGGTCATTCCAATCGATGA
- a CDS encoding cation diffusion facilitator family transporter, translating to MGAGHSHSHHDHGHGHAHGHSHAPADFGRAFAIGVVLNTAFVIVEATYGFLSGSMALVADAGHNLSDVLGLLIAWGASIAAKKPPSERFTYGLKSSTILAAFANAVLLLVAIGAILFETVHRLLDPVEPEGWTMIWVAGVGIVINTVTALMFMRGRKHDLNIRGAFLHMAADALVSVGVVIAGAAILLTGYVVIDPLVSLLIVAVIAWGTWGLLKDSVKMGLLAVPDSVDCDAVRTYLRDLPGVEAVHDLHIWPMSTTETALTVHLVMPGGHPGDAFLHEITHRLEHDHGVGHVTIQVETTFDNCDVGCL from the coding sequence ATGGGCGCAGGGCACTCTCACAGTCACCATGATCACGGGCACGGCCATGCGCACGGCCATTCCCATGCACCTGCCGATTTCGGGCGCGCTTTTGCCATCGGCGTGGTGCTCAACACCGCTTTCGTCATCGTGGAGGCGACATACGGCTTCCTCTCCGGCTCGATGGCGCTGGTGGCGGATGCGGGGCACAACCTGTCCGACGTCCTCGGCCTGTTGATCGCGTGGGGCGCGAGCATTGCTGCCAAAAAGCCCCCGTCGGAGCGTTTCACCTACGGCCTTAAAAGCAGCACCATCCTTGCCGCCTTTGCCAATGCGGTGCTGCTGTTGGTCGCCATCGGCGCCATCCTGTTCGAGACGGTGCACCGCCTGCTCGACCCTGTGGAGCCCGAAGGCTGGACCATGATCTGGGTGGCGGGCGTGGGCATCGTCATCAACACCGTCACAGCACTGATGTTCATGCGCGGGCGCAAGCACGACCTCAACATTCGCGGCGCATTCCTGCACATGGCGGCGGACGCGCTGGTGAGTGTGGGCGTGGTGATAGCGGGCGCGGCGATCCTGCTGACCGGCTATGTCGTGATAGACCCGCTTGTTAGCCTGCTGATCGTCGCAGTGATTGCTTGGGGCACGTGGGGCCTGCTCAAAGATAGCGTGAAGATGGGCCTGCTGGCCGTGCCCGACAGCGTGGATTGCGACGCGGTACGGACCTATTTGCGCGACTTGCCCGGCGTGGAAGCGGTGCACGATCTGCATATCTGGCCGATGAGCACCACCGAAACCGCGCTGACCGTGCACCTCGTCATGCCCGGCGGCCATCCCGGCGACGCTTTCCTGCATGAAATCACCCACCGGCTTGAGCATGATCACGGCGTGGGCCATGTTACCATCCAGGTGGAAACGACGTTCGACAATTGCGACGTAGGCTGTTTGTGA